The Chitinophaga sp. H8 genome contains a region encoding:
- the gdhA gene encoding NADP-specific glutamate dehydrogenase — protein MDVLVDEFMNRVKSRNQHEPEFLQAVLEVAESVIPFIEAHPKYKKAKILERMTEPERAIMFRVPWLNDKGEIEINRGYRIQMSSAIGPYKGGLRFHPSVNISILKFLAFEQVFKNSLTSLPMGGGKGGSDFDPKGKSDNEVMKFCQSFMTELFRHVGADIDVPAGDIGVGGREIGFLFGQYKRIQGEFTGVLTGKGNEWGGSLIRPEATGYGVVYFAADMLETRGLSMKGKTVTISGSGNVSQYAIKKCIEVGAKVVTVSDSEGFVYDPQGIDSAKLDYIMELKNERRGRIREYATQYGCEFFEGERPWKIKCDIAFPNATQNEVSADDARILLSNGCICVAEGANMPTTPEAIQLFREARILYAPGKAANAGGVAVSGLEMSQNSLRFSWSGEEVDQKLQQIMKHIHRICVKYGQEKDGYINYEKGANIGGFVKVADAMIAQGLV, from the coding sequence ATGGATGTATTGGTAGATGAATTTATGAACCGGGTGAAATCCCGCAACCAACATGAACCGGAGTTTTTACAGGCAGTATTAGAAGTAGCGGAGTCGGTGATACCATTTATTGAAGCACATCCAAAGTATAAAAAAGCAAAAATACTGGAACGTATGACGGAGCCTGAGCGCGCCATTATGTTCCGTGTTCCCTGGCTGAATGACAAAGGAGAAATAGAGATCAATCGTGGTTACCGCATACAAATGAGCAGTGCCATCGGACCATATAAGGGCGGTTTACGTTTCCATCCTTCTGTAAACATCAGTATCCTCAAGTTTCTGGCTTTTGAGCAGGTATTTAAGAACAGCCTTACCAGTTTGCCAATGGGTGGTGGTAAAGGAGGTTCTGACTTTGACCCTAAAGGTAAATCTGACAATGAGGTCATGAAGTTCTGCCAAAGCTTTATGACAGAATTGTTCCGGCATGTAGGGGCCGACATCGATGTACCCGCCGGGGATATCGGTGTGGGTGGCCGGGAAATAGGTTTTCTCTTTGGCCAGTACAAGCGTATCCAGGGTGAATTTACCGGGGTTTTAACCGGTAAGGGCAATGAATGGGGAGGCAGCCTGATCCGTCCGGAAGCTACCGGGTATGGCGTGGTGTACTTTGCCGCAGATATGCTCGAAACACGTGGCCTGTCGATGAAAGGTAAAACCGTAACGATCAGTGGTTCCGGTAATGTATCACAATATGCCATCAAAAAGTGTATAGAAGTAGGTGCCAAAGTAGTAACGGTATCTGATTCAGAAGGTTTTGTATATGATCCCCAGGGAATAGATAGTGCGAAGCTGGATTATATCATGGAATTGAAAAATGAACGCCGGGGCCGCATTCGTGAGTATGCTACCCAATATGGCTGTGAATTTTTTGAAGGGGAACGCCCATGGAAGATCAAATGTGACATTGCTTTTCCGAATGCTACTCAAAATGAAGTGAGTGCGGACGACGCCAGGATATTGCTCAGTAATGGTTGCATCTGCGTGGCAGAAGGCGCTAATATGCCTACTACCCCCGAAGCGATACAATTGTTCCGGGAGGCCCGCATACTATATGCACCGGGCAAAGCCGCCAATGCCGGTGGTGTGGCAGTATCCGGACTGGAAATGTCCCAAAACTCTCTCCGTTTCTCCTGGAGTGGCGAAGAAGTAGACCAGAAACTGCAACAGATCATGAAACATATTCACCGGATCTGCGTGAAGTACGGACAGGAAAAAGATGGCTATATCAATTATGAGAAAGGCGCCAATATCGGTGGCTTTGTAAAAGTAGCCGATGCGATGATTGCCCAGGGATTGGTATAA
- the rsgA gene encoding ribosome small subunit-dependent GTPase A — translation MQTYAWAKVLPMICPVNNTAMSLLLQYGWNTAFENNYANHKNNGLDVGRVLTINGYLYTLIGEAGIITAELSGTLLNGKESGDLPKVGDWVVFKAYEEQGYVIEVLPRLNELSRKMPGKGMDKQVIAANVDAALLLQGLDRDFNLMRIQRYLYQVANNGIGAIVVLNKKDLVENPQYYQREVASLGYQCPVVLTSALDNEGVAELASQHLEAGKTYALLGTSGAGKSTLMNALWGGILQKEGAVSMANSKGKHTTTYRSLVLIPNGCMVIDSPGMREFGITIATEEMEGTFHPQIAALAAHCKFGDCTHHQEPGCAVMAAMEEGTLPEVVYQSYLKLYREQQRYGTHAADRKRVERQFGRITRQAKDFRQKRKY, via the coding sequence ATGCAGACATATGCATGGGCTAAAGTATTGCCTATGATATGTCCGGTAAATAATACAGCGATGTCATTGCTACTACAATATGGCTGGAATACAGCCTTTGAAAATAATTACGCAAACCATAAAAATAATGGACTGGACGTGGGCCGTGTGCTGACGATTAACGGATATCTCTATACATTGATCGGTGAAGCCGGTATAATCACAGCAGAACTGTCTGGTACACTGCTTAATGGAAAAGAATCGGGGGATTTACCTAAAGTGGGCGACTGGGTAGTTTTTAAAGCTTATGAAGAGCAGGGGTATGTGATTGAGGTATTGCCACGCCTGAATGAACTGAGCCGGAAAATGCCCGGCAAAGGTATGGACAAACAGGTGATAGCTGCGAATGTTGATGCGGCATTGCTCTTACAGGGACTGGACCGTGATTTTAATCTCATGCGGATACAGCGCTATCTGTATCAGGTAGCCAATAATGGTATAGGGGCGATAGTGGTCCTGAATAAAAAAGACCTCGTGGAAAATCCGCAATATTATCAGCGGGAGGTGGCCTCATTGGGGTACCAGTGTCCTGTGGTCCTGACCAGTGCCCTTGATAATGAGGGGGTAGCTGAGCTGGCTTCGCAACACCTGGAAGCTGGTAAAACCTATGCCTTGCTGGGTACTTCCGGCGCGGGCAAGAGTACCCTGATGAACGCCTTGTGGGGAGGTATTCTGCAAAAAGAAGGTGCGGTAAGTATGGCCAACAGCAAAGGCAAACATACCACTACCTACAGGAGCCTGGTACTGATACCCAATGGTTGTATGGTAATTGATTCGCCGGGGATGAGGGAATTCGGGATCACGATAGCCACGGAAGAGATGGAAGGTACTTTCCACCCTCAGATAGCAGCACTGGCTGCCCACTGTAAGTTTGGCGATTGTACCCATCACCAGGAACCTGGTTGTGCGGTAATGGCTGCAATGGAGGAAGGCACCTTGCCGGAAGTAGTATATCAGAGTTACCTGAAACTGTACAGAGAGCAGCAACGGTATGGTACCCATGCGGCGGATAGAAAGCGGGTAGAGCGGCAGTTTGGCCGGATTACCCGGCAAGCCAAAGACTTCCGGCAAAAAAGAAAGTATTAA
- a CDS encoding T9SS type A sorting domain-containing protein, translating to MRISFLSRSVAYYCSAARRCMLLLTVVLTGKAVAQTFPDLSLDSSHRSNVSFTNTSNAYCEVPPWVIKGSWHQYFFTTAWTKTWASPTSLAEPTTSINFSTSGYGPFNVLCQLSWWNGFLSPASLPAGYHWRRQYNGIFSVHHYTHSTQGSINLAFTHGENKNERQLDNSGTGQLYANTFDTSYPPVLSNPATYSGYAPGSATYLECWRAYHATVNLAWLPNTAATDWGNGYYYDHGPFVWPYSGYYHTDGSKSSSGLRHPTSVTKGDSIYVYYIDSSVDNIAPGVPGSGIKVAKAHLNDAIDPLKWYVYTASGWVASLPSGFTKETMLNYVKVNGPASASLIYEWQMDPVRFSVAKIKGTDYYLGAKLFLDYSVSGTSPAARIGLYLSKDMVTWSSRKLLVDDVSGGWEASELHYPIFLNKTGDNNEEIDLDDFYIIGSRNGTSIGRLHLKLSFVTPLARTQQPAVPQIKQTTEMPVALSLMGNPLNTDEVHLLLEGNTKPASRLLIEVFDLKGRLCKSKWQPAGGKQLMIKVNELPAGMYIVRLRNEKGTVVANTVKFIK from the coding sequence ATGCGTATTTCATTCCTATCACGCAGCGTTGCATATTATTGCAGCGCTGCCAGACGCTGCATGCTTTTGCTGACAGTAGTGCTGACAGGAAAAGCAGTGGCACAAACCTTTCCGGATCTTTCCCTGGATAGCTCACACCGCAGTAATGTGAGTTTTACCAACACCAGCAATGCTTATTGTGAAGTGCCTCCCTGGGTGATCAAAGGCAGCTGGCATCAGTATTTTTTTACTACTGCGTGGACAAAAACATGGGCATCTCCCACATCACTGGCAGAACCTACTACCAGTATTAATTTCAGTACCAGCGGGTATGGTCCTTTCAATGTACTATGTCAGCTCAGCTGGTGGAACGGGTTTCTGTCGCCCGCCAGTCTGCCTGCCGGATATCACTGGCGCAGACAGTATAACGGCATTTTTTCTGTGCATCACTACACGCATAGCACGCAAGGGAGCATTAACCTGGCCTTTACACATGGAGAGAATAAGAATGAGCGGCAATTGGATAACTCCGGTACCGGTCAGTTATATGCCAATACCTTTGATACCAGTTATCCGCCGGTGTTGTCAAATCCTGCTACCTACTCCGGTTATGCACCGGGCAGCGCTACTTACCTGGAATGCTGGCGGGCCTATCACGCCACGGTAAACCTGGCCTGGTTACCCAATACTGCGGCAACAGACTGGGGGAATGGGTACTATTATGATCATGGTCCGTTTGTATGGCCTTACAGTGGTTATTATCATACGGATGGTTCCAAATCTTCTTCCGGGCTGCGGCATCCTACGTCTGTGACAAAAGGGGATTCTATCTATGTATACTATATCGATAGCTCTGTAGATAATATTGCACCAGGCGTGCCGGGTAGTGGCATTAAAGTAGCAAAGGCTCATCTGAATGATGCCATTGATCCGCTCAAATGGTATGTGTATACGGCATCCGGATGGGTGGCCTCCCTGCCATCAGGATTTACCAAAGAAACGATGTTGAATTATGTAAAGGTAAACGGCCCTGCGTCTGCTTCCCTGATCTATGAATGGCAGATGGATCCTGTACGCTTTTCTGTAGCCAAAATAAAAGGAACGGACTATTACCTGGGTGCTAAACTATTTTTGGATTATAGTGTGAGCGGTACCAGTCCGGCAGCGAGGATAGGGCTGTATCTCTCTAAAGATATGGTTACCTGGAGCAGCCGTAAACTACTGGTAGACGATGTGTCTGGCGGATGGGAGGCGTCGGAGCTGCACTATCCCATTTTCCTGAATAAAACCGGCGATAACAATGAGGAGATCGACCTGGATGACTTTTATATCATTGGTTCGCGGAATGGTACGAGTATCGGACGCTTGCATTTGAAGCTCTCCTTCGTTACACCATTGGCCAGAACCCAGCAACCAGCAGTGCCGCAAATAAAACAAACAACGGAAATGCCGGTGGCGTTATCGCTGATGGGTAATCCTTTAAATACGGATGAAGTACACCTGTTGCTCGAAGGAAATACTAAGCCAGCCAGTCGCTTGCTGATAGAAGTATTCGATCTGAAAGGACGGCTTTGTAAATCAAAATGGCAGCCAGCCGGTGGTAAACAGCTGATGATCAAGGTAAACGAGTTGCCGGCAGGAATGTATATCGTTCGGCTGAGGAATGAAAAAGGAACCGTAGTAGCCAACACCGTTAAATTTATTAAATAA
- a CDS encoding cold-shock protein — protein sequence MTTQYKGTVKFFNEEKGFGFIKHEESNKETFVHVNGLIHEIQADDRVEFELQEGRKGMNAVNVRRID from the coding sequence ATGACAACACAATACAAAGGAACTGTGAAGTTCTTTAATGAAGAAAAAGGTTTCGGATTCATTAAGCACGAAGAATCTAATAAAGAAACTTTCGTACACGTAAACGGTCTTATTCATGAGATTCAGGCAGATGACCGCGTAGAGTTCGAACTGCAGGAAGGTAGAAAAGGCATGAATGCCGTTAATGTTAGACGTATTGACTAA
- a CDS encoding thioredoxin family protein, translating to MKRLFNWASLCLLFFFTATHAQQAVKPASEVLKEACRQAGKEKKNVIIIFHASWCHWCHEMDARMNQKECKPLFDKSYVVRHLVVQEADDKKHLENPGAAEMMKQFNGDRQGIPYWLVFDKNGKLLADSQERPEGASLSEKGSNIGCPGTPQEIAYFTKVLKQTSALNDTELALIGRLFANKQ from the coding sequence ATGAAAAGATTGTTTAACTGGGCCTCACTATGCCTGCTGTTCTTCTTTACCGCTACCCATGCCCAGCAAGCAGTAAAGCCTGCCAGTGAAGTATTGAAAGAAGCTTGCCGCCAGGCAGGCAAAGAAAAGAAAAATGTGATCATTATATTTCATGCCTCCTGGTGCCACTGGTGTCATGAAATGGATGCCCGCATGAACCAAAAGGAGTGTAAACCACTGTTTGATAAAAGCTATGTGGTGCGTCACCTCGTGGTGCAGGAAGCTGATGATAAAAAGCATCTGGAAAATCCTGGCGCAGCGGAGATGATGAAACAGTTCAATGGGGACAGACAAGGGATACCCTACTGGCTCGTGTTTGATAAGAACGGTAAATTGTTGGCCGATTCACAGGAAAGGCCGGAAGGGGCCAGCCTTAGTGAAAAGGGGAGTAACATCGGTTGCCCGGGCACTCCACAGGAGATTGCATACTTTACCAAAGTGTTAAAACAAACTTCTGCTTTGAATGATACAGAACTGGCGTTGATAGGCCGCCTGTTTGCCAACAAACAATAG
- a CDS encoding SDR family oxidoreductase: MMDNNSKIALITGGSRGLGKNTALQLARNGHQVVLTYHTRQEEAQKVVNEIEQLGQQAFALQLDTANISSFPAFIEALSTELSSRWHTSQVDFLINNAGIDASSRIPDTTETAFDQLFNVHFKGVYFLTQKMLPLLADGGRIVNFSTGLARFVIPGYAAYASMKGAIENFTRYLAKELGNRNITANVVAPGPIETDFTRHAFETNTQMKGYLASQTALGRVGTPDDIGGVVAFLCSEQARWVTAQRIEASGGTFL; this comes from the coding sequence ATGATGGACAACAACAGTAAAATTGCGTTAATCACCGGCGGCAGCCGTGGCCTCGGCAAAAATACCGCACTGCAGCTCGCCCGGAATGGGCACCAGGTAGTGCTTACCTACCATACCCGCCAGGAAGAGGCACAAAAAGTAGTGAACGAAATTGAGCAACTGGGTCAACAGGCTTTTGCCCTGCAACTCGATACCGCCAATATCTCATCTTTCCCTGCTTTTATTGAAGCATTAAGCACAGAACTCTCCTCCAGGTGGCATACCTCCCAGGTTGACTTCCTGATCAATAATGCCGGCATTGACGCTTCTTCCCGCATTCCGGATACTACAGAAACAGCCTTTGACCAGCTCTTCAATGTTCATTTTAAAGGAGTGTATTTCCTCACACAAAAGATGCTGCCCCTATTGGCGGATGGTGGCCGTATTGTTAATTTCTCTACAGGGTTGGCCAGGTTCGTCATTCCCGGATACGCTGCTTATGCTTCCATGAAAGGGGCTATTGAAAACTTTACCCGCTACCTGGCTAAAGAATTGGGCAACAGGAACATTACAGCCAATGTAGTAGCGCCCGGCCCTATTGAAACTGATTTTACACGTCATGCGTTTGAAACCAATACACAAATGAAAGGATACCTGGCCTCTCAGACTGCACTGGGCAGAGTAGGCACTCCGGACGATATTGGCGGTGTGGTAGCATTCCTGTGCAGTGAGCAGGCCAGGTGGGTAACTGCACAACGTATTGAAGCCTCCGGTGGAACATTCCTCTAA
- a CDS encoding S41 family peptidase yields the protein MTKTTTLALIACMAGGQAMAQIDAGLFRFPDVSQSQIAFSYANDIWIVPKEGGTATKLISPPGVEILPKFSPDGKTLAFTANYDGNNDVYVLPVTGGVPLRLTQHDYIDWVTDWTPDGKRILFASRRESTKERFNQFYTIAATGGPATKLPLAYAEFGSYSPDGKKIAVVTRTQSFRNWKRYRGGMKADIHVFDFDKQVSENISVKSEAGDEFPMWHDNFIYFLSDRGTEKRMNLWRYNTTDKSFEQLTNYKDYDIHFPSLGPAEIVYEAGGKMYLLSLSTQQSREVKINVNADLATLKPRTVRTSRYVQTAAISPDGKRALIGARGDIFSLPAEDGFVKNLTRTSGVAERSPSWSPDGKQIAYWSDQSGEYELWVAPAGKENEARKITSYGPGYRYQPFWSPDSKKIAFIDQAMKIWVVDISTGKTTAVDKALHYLHGALEGFTVSWSPDSKWIAYSRDVDNGHEAVYLFDTKANQRHQVTSGFYDCSRPVFDTEGKYLYVLTSQAFKPSYSSIDNTFIYANSTLIGAISLKKDTPPLLTTKNDTVSIKGTEPSAADTPKEKSTKSKKDKKDAPAASPQPTNTAIDLDNMEARLFLLPVSGGNYSRLGAVKGKILYMQYPNTGENEAQATLKYYDIDKREEKTIFKDLGQYELSADGNKLLILGNRIGIIDVGENQKMEKPLPLNDMEMVVDPMKEWKQLFIDTWRMERDFFYDPHMHGVNWNEVKEKYLHLLEGARTREEVNFVINELLGEMNASHTYNGGGDLESAKQENVGYLGVDWEADGQYYKIKRIIRGASWDAEARSPLDEPGVKIKEGDYVLAVNGIPITTAQEPFAAFQALAEKTVELTYNTRPSLEGAKTAVVKTLKNDYRLRHLAWIESNRKQVAAATDNQVGYIFVPSTGIDGQDELIRQFNAQWDKAGLVIDERFNNGGQIPDRFIELLNRKPLAYWATRDGTPTPGPSVAHFGPKVMLINGWSGSGGDAFPDYFRKAGLGPLIGTRTWGGLIGISGVPPLIDGGSITVPTFRMYNPDGTWFREGHGVDPDILVDENLGDMARGIDPQLTRAITEIKALLKSKGYQAPAQPAFEVR from the coding sequence ATGACAAAGACAACAACCCTGGCGCTGATCGCATGTATGGCGGGCGGACAGGCAATGGCCCAGATAGACGCGGGCCTTTTCCGGTTTCCGGATGTATCCCAATCACAGATTGCTTTTTCTTATGCCAATGACATCTGGATTGTTCCTAAAGAAGGAGGCACTGCCACTAAATTAATTTCTCCCCCCGGTGTGGAAATCCTCCCTAAGTTTTCACCGGATGGTAAAACGCTGGCCTTTACCGCCAATTATGATGGCAATAATGACGTGTATGTGCTGCCCGTAACTGGTGGAGTACCACTGCGGCTTACACAGCATGATTATATCGACTGGGTAACCGACTGGACACCAGACGGAAAGCGAATACTGTTTGCTTCCCGCAGGGAAAGTACCAAGGAGCGCTTTAACCAGTTCTATACCATTGCCGCCACGGGTGGTCCTGCCACTAAACTACCATTGGCCTATGCAGAGTTCGGTTCTTACTCTCCTGATGGGAAAAAGATAGCCGTAGTTACCCGCACCCAAAGCTTCCGTAACTGGAAAAGATACCGGGGAGGTATGAAAGCAGATATCCATGTATTTGATTTTGACAAACAGGTATCGGAAAACATCTCTGTCAAAAGTGAAGCCGGTGATGAATTCCCGATGTGGCACGACAACTTCATCTACTTCCTGTCCGACCGGGGTACAGAAAAGCGGATGAACCTGTGGCGGTATAACACTACGGATAAATCATTTGAACAGCTTACCAATTATAAAGATTACGATATCCATTTCCCTTCCCTGGGACCTGCGGAAATAGTGTATGAAGCCGGAGGAAAAATGTACCTGCTGTCGCTCTCCACTCAACAATCCAGAGAAGTAAAGATCAATGTAAATGCCGATCTGGCCACTTTAAAGCCACGTACCGTACGTACCTCCAGGTATGTCCAGACCGCAGCGATCAGCCCGGATGGCAAGCGTGCCCTGATAGGTGCCAGGGGGGATATTTTTTCGCTTCCTGCAGAAGATGGGTTTGTAAAAAACCTTACCCGCACCAGCGGTGTAGCAGAGCGTTCCCCTTCCTGGTCGCCGGATGGTAAACAAATTGCTTACTGGAGTGACCAGTCAGGCGAATATGAACTATGGGTGGCCCCTGCAGGCAAAGAAAATGAAGCCAGGAAAATTACATCTTACGGACCTGGTTACAGGTACCAGCCTTTCTGGTCGCCAGACAGTAAAAAGATTGCATTTATAGACCAGGCCATGAAGATATGGGTAGTAGATATCAGCACCGGCAAAACCACCGCCGTAGACAAGGCCCTGCATTACTTACATGGTGCCCTGGAAGGATTTACCGTAAGCTGGTCGCCGGATAGTAAATGGATCGCGTATAGCCGTGATGTTGACAACGGGCATGAAGCAGTATATCTTTTTGACACCAAAGCCAACCAGCGTCATCAGGTTACCAGCGGCTTCTACGACTGTTCCCGCCCTGTATTTGATACAGAAGGCAAATACCTTTACGTACTGACCAGCCAGGCCTTTAAACCATCTTACAGCAGTATTGACAATACCTTCATTTATGCTAACAGCACCCTGATCGGTGCCATTAGCCTAAAGAAGGATACTCCCCCATTGCTCACCACCAAAAATGATACAGTAAGTATTAAAGGAACTGAACCATCTGCAGCAGATACCCCAAAAGAGAAAAGCACAAAAAGTAAAAAAGATAAGAAAGATGCCCCAGCGGCTTCGCCCCAGCCCACCAACACAGCCATCGATCTGGATAATATGGAAGCCCGGTTGTTCCTGTTACCTGTATCTGGTGGCAATTATTCCCGGCTGGGCGCAGTGAAAGGAAAGATCCTGTATATGCAGTATCCTAACACCGGTGAAAATGAAGCGCAGGCCACCCTCAAATATTACGACATAGATAAGCGGGAAGAAAAAACCATCTTCAAAGACCTGGGACAATATGAACTTTCTGCCGATGGAAATAAACTCCTCATCCTGGGCAATCGCATTGGTATTATTGATGTGGGAGAAAATCAGAAGATGGAGAAACCCCTTCCGCTAAATGATATGGAAATGGTGGTAGATCCCATGAAGGAATGGAAACAGCTGTTTATCGACACCTGGCGTATGGAGCGCGACTTCTTCTATGACCCGCATATGCATGGGGTGAACTGGAACGAAGTAAAAGAAAAGTACCTGCATCTGCTGGAAGGTGCACGTACCCGTGAAGAGGTGAATTTTGTGATCAATGAATTGCTGGGTGAAATGAATGCCTCCCATACTTACAACGGTGGTGGTGACCTGGAGTCGGCAAAGCAGGAAAACGTAGGCTACCTGGGAGTAGACTGGGAAGCTGATGGTCAGTATTACAAGATCAAACGTATCATCCGTGGTGCCAGCTGGGATGCAGAAGCCCGCTCTCCTTTGGATGAGCCCGGTGTAAAGATTAAGGAAGGAGATTATGTTCTGGCTGTGAATGGTATTCCCATTACCACAGCACAAGAACCATTTGCCGCCTTCCAGGCCCTGGCAGAGAAAACGGTAGAACTCACCTATAACACCCGGCCTTCTCTGGAAGGTGCGAAGACGGCAGTGGTAAAAACCCTGAAAAATGATTACCGCCTGCGGCACCTGGCCTGGATAGAGAGCAACCGTAAGCAGGTAGCAGCTGCTACCGACAACCAGGTAGGCTATATTTTTGTACCCAGTACCGGTATTGACGGACAGGATGAGCTGATCCGCCAGTTCAATGCACAATGGGATAAGGCAGGGTTAGTGATAGATGAACGTTTTAATAATGGCGGACAGATACCCGACCGGTTTATTGAACTGCTTAACCGTAAACCATTGGCTTATTGGGCTACCCGTGACGGCACACCTACCCCCGGCCCTTCAGTAGCGCACTTTGGGCCGAAGGTGATGCTGATCAATGGCTGGAGTGGATCCGGTGGCGATGCCTTCCCGGATTATTTCCGCAAGGCAGGCCTGGGGCCATTGATCGGTACCCGCACCTGGGGTGGCCTGATTGGTATCAGCGGCGTACCTCCCCTGATAGATGGTGGCAGTATTACCGTACCCACCTTCCGCATGTACAATCCGGATGGTACCTGGTTCCGTGAAGGACATGGCGTAGATCCGGATATCCTGGTAGACGAAAATCTGGGAGATATGGCCAGAGGAATCGATCCACAGCTTACCCGTGCTATCACCGAAATAAAGGCCCTGCTGAAAAGCAAAGGCTACCAAGCACCCGCACAGCCTGCATTTGAAGTAAGATAA
- a CDS encoding AMP-dependent synthetase/ligase, whose protein sequence is MMNNPQRLFDCIDYHLQRSPLPDMLAAKENGTWKTYSTQEVKDITDRLSAGLLKSGISGQDMTIENRDKIAVLSKNRPEWVMLDLAVQQTGAVLTPVYPTINAAELEFILNDAKVKLVFVNDQDLYFKVLSVKERVPSLQDIYTFEYVPGVKHWKEIGALADEAGIDAMRNIAATIRNEDLATIIYTSGTTGVPKGVMLSHNNILSNVMASIPCFPPGENMKALSFLPLNHVFERMVTYLYLFKGIAIYYAESLDTIADNLREVQPSMFTTVPRLLEKVYDKIMLKGAALTGIKRKLFFWAHDLATRFEINKDQGMLYNLQMKLADKLIFRKWREALGNNLKCIVSGGAACQVRLIRIFTAAGIPIMEGYGLTETSPVISVNRYEVKERMFGTVGPMINGVETKIAEDGEILTKGPHVMMGYYKRPDFTAESIIDGWYYTGDIGMIVDNKYLKITDRKKEMFKTSGGKYVAPLPVENKLKESMLIEQVMVVGADRKFVSALIVPSFSNLEDWAQRQGITDTSREALLRHPAVIQLYTDEVETFNKEFNHISQVKKFELLPAEWSVATDEMTPKLSLKRKVVLEKFAAVIERIYQ, encoded by the coding sequence ATGATGAACAATCCCCAACGACTGTTTGACTGTATTGACTATCATCTGCAAAGATCTCCTTTGCCTGATATGCTGGCCGCTAAGGAAAACGGCACCTGGAAAACATATAGTACACAGGAAGTAAAAGACATTACGGACCGGCTCAGCGCCGGCTTGCTAAAATCAGGCATCAGTGGGCAGGATATGACGATTGAAAACCGGGACAAGATAGCTGTGCTCAGCAAAAACCGGCCGGAATGGGTAATGCTGGATCTGGCCGTACAGCAAACAGGCGCTGTACTAACGCCGGTATATCCTACCATTAATGCAGCCGAGCTGGAGTTTATCCTGAATGATGCTAAAGTGAAACTGGTATTTGTAAACGATCAGGATCTCTATTTTAAGGTGCTGAGTGTAAAAGAACGGGTACCCAGTCTGCAGGACATTTATACTTTTGAATATGTACCAGGCGTAAAGCACTGGAAAGAAATAGGTGCACTGGCAGATGAAGCCGGTATTGACGCCATGCGGAATATTGCCGCAACGATCCGGAATGAAGACCTGGCCACTATTATTTACACCTCCGGTACTACGGGGGTGCCTAAAGGCGTGATGTTGTCGCACAATAATATCCTTAGCAATGTTATGGCCTCTATACCTTGTTTTCCTCCCGGAGAAAACATGAAAGCACTTAGTTTTCTGCCGCTGAACCATGTTTTTGAGCGGATGGTGACCTATCTCTATTTATTCAAAGGCATCGCTATTTACTATGCAGAAAGCCTGGATACCATAGCAGACAATCTGAGAGAAGTACAGCCAAGTATGTTTACCACTGTCCCCCGGTTGCTGGAAAAGGTATATGATAAAATCATGCTGAAAGGAGCTGCACTCACCGGCATAAAAAGGAAACTCTTTTTCTGGGCACATGATCTGGCTACCCGGTTTGAGATCAACAAGGACCAGGGGATGTTGTACAACCTGCAAATGAAGCTGGCCGATAAGCTCATCTTCCGCAAATGGCGGGAAGCACTGGGTAATAACCTGAAATGTATTGTGAGCGGAGGTGCTGCCTGTCAGGTGCGTCTTATCCGCATCTTTACTGCCGCGGGGATACCTATCATGGAAGGGTATGGACTTACAGAAACCTCTCCGGTTATCAGTGTAAACCGGTACGAGGTAAAAGAACGTATGTTTGGCACAGTAGGCCCTATGATCAATGGCGTGGAAACTAAAATTGCGGAAGATGGGGAAATACTCACCAAAGGGCCTCATGTGATGATGGGGTATTATAAACGACCCGACTTTACCGCCGAGTCTATCATCGATGGCTGGTATTATACCGGGGATATCGGGATGATCGTAGATAATAAATATCTCAAGATCACCGACCGCAAAAAAGAAATGTTTAAAACCAGCGGCGGAAAGTATGTGGCGCCACTCCCGGTAGAAAACAAGCTCAAGGAATCCATGCTCATAGAACAGGTAATGGTAGTAGGCGCCGACAGGAAATTTGTATCTGCGCTGATCGTACCTTCCTTTTCCAATCTGGAAGACTGGGCGCAGCGGCAGGGAATTACAGACACTTCCCGCGAAGCATTACTCCGTCATCCAGCCGTAATCCAGTTATATACCGATGAGGTAGAAACCTTTAACAAGGAATTCAATCATATATCACAGGTGAAAAAATTTGAACTCCTGCCGGCAGAATGGAGCGTAGCCACCGATGAGATGACACCTAAACTCAGTCTGAAAAGAAAAGTAGTACTGGAAAAATTTGCAGCGGTAATAGAACGCATTTATCAATAA